From Amphiura filiformis chromosome 20, Afil_fr2py, whole genome shotgun sequence, a single genomic window includes:
- the LOC140142468 gene encoding LOW QUALITY PROTEIN: dnaJ homolog subfamily A member 1-like (The sequence of the model RefSeq protein was modified relative to this genomic sequence to represent the inferred CDS: inserted 1 base in 1 codon): MVKETGYYDTLGVKPSATEIELKKAYRKLALKYHPDKNPEDPEKFKIISQAYETLSDPKKRKLYDEGGEQALKEGGTGGGFHSPMDIFDMFFGTGXARPTSAEGKDVIHQMGVSLEELYNGSLRKLALQKNVICDKCEGRGGKKGAVDKCPTCKGTGMQVHVRQLGPGMVQQIQSVCSECRGQGERINPRDRCKTCQGNKTIRERKILEVHVDKGMKDGQKITYNGEGDQEPGLEPGDIIIVLDEKEHPTFRRRGQDLIMKLEIELVEALCGFQKVIKTLDERDLLITQHPGEVLKHDDIKVVLSEGMPLHKNPFEKGRLIIHFTVKFPESGFLETPELKKLEELLPKKEECIVTDEMEEVTLQDYTKNHQAQSNFRNAYDDDDEDDHRGQGVQCQTH, from the exons ATGGTGAAAGAGACTGGTTACTATGATACGCTTGGGGTAAAACCCAGTGCaactgaaattgaattgaaaaaagcTTACAGAAAATTGGCTTTAAAATACCATCCTGACAAAAATCCTGAAGATCCTGAGAAG TTCAAAATTATATCACAAGCATATGAAACATTATCAGACCCCAAGAAGAGGAAATTATATGATGAAGGTGGTGAACAAGCTCTCAAGGAAGGGGGTACAGGTGGAGGCTTCCATTCCCCCATGGACATATTTGATATGTTTTTTGGCACAG AGGCCCGGCCAACGAGTGCAGAGGGGAAGGATGTGATACACCAGATGGGTGTATCATTAGAAGAATTATACAATGGGTCGTTACGCAAGCTAGCACTGCAAAAGAATGTGATTTGTGACAAATGTGAAG GTAGAGGAGGTAAAAAAGGTGCTGTAGACAAATGCCCCACATGTAAAGGAACAGGTATGCAGGTTCACGTACGTCAGCTAGGCCCTGGAATGGTGCAACAGATCCAGTCGGTATGCAGTGAATGTAGAGGCCAGGGAGAGAGAATCAACCCCAGGGATCGGTGTAAAACATGCCAAGGGAACAAAACCATCAGGGAGAGGAAGATACTGGAAGTACATGTAGACAAAG GTATGAAAGATGGTCAGAAGATAACATACAACGGAGAAGGAGACCAAGAACCAGGACTGGAGCCAGGAGACATCATCATCGTCCTGGATGAGAAGGAGCATCCCACCTTCCGCAGGAGAGGACAAGATCTCATAATGAAATTGGAAATAGAATTAGTGGAAGCTCTGTGCGGTTTCCAGAAAGTAATTAAGACGTTGGATGAGAGAGATCTTCTAATCACACAACATCCAG GTGAAGTGCTCAAGCATGATGATATCAAAGTTGTATTGAGTGAAGGCATGCCTTTACACAAGAACCCCTTTGAGAAAGGTCGTCTCATCATCCATTTCACCGTCAAATTCCCCGAATCGGGTTTCCTGGAAACCCCAGAACTCAAAAAATTAGAGGAGCTCCTTCCGAAGAAAGAGGAATGTATAGTGACAGATGAGATGGAGGAGGTGACACTTCAGGATTATACCAAGAACCACCAGGCCCAGTCAAATTTTAGGAATGCctacgatgatgacgatgaagatgaccatagaggacaGGGTGTACAATGTCAAACACATTAA
- the LOC140142469 gene encoding uncharacterized protein produces MAPIGIQVALGMHRGIPIADSEQPEKVIHSTEYNDLLRLSHEIVKLVDTSSRAIVNTVKVVHENVGRTNNCFGEVNERILSNERYIESIEQNVNDRCHAPVNGNSCIDQSPYTCREVNDRNMKCYRCNTLGHSYRQCPEKEDVYNRGRSNCCYPTDEQVKHAQTVQKFVSNSCNVNSVTDQTRQKSSNSPCNSAQVPRNGKFDSNFAASECDSDNVETDFDEEVYISVTIGSQNIDCLIDTGCTMNLIDHEYWHSLELSHQIAVSRPRLTKARTANKSVLQISGFVVVPLFIEGAKFLVPMYIARNLSQEIMLGKRFLKQHKARLDFNTQKLRLFKRSNLRVIERQEIPPHSQSVVRARLSNNLPKGTIGLCQGGRRVTALGVLIANTVSSVQHITNKSSCSTQLLVLNTSNEPIVLYPRTKLGTFTLVNNSEIIHFTDIDDSVVDEVPVASVHVKAHNSPDPKVREVLSQVNFNDSHLTETDSDMLSDLIAEYVDVFQTKDSPRGRYTKIEHVIRTGNHPPIKCRPYRQPPHVQAEIRKQVNQMLEDGLIRESTSSWSFPVVMIPKPDGTLRFCCDMRLCNQIVEKNNFPLPHIDDALDSLGAGTPNYFSTLDLASGYYQIGLEESSKQKSAFITQDGLYEFNVMPMGCTNSPATFQRVMQEVFRGLNWKFVLIYLDDVIVFSNSFNEHVDHLRQVFQRLREANLKLKPKKCTFAQEQQQIQTGQNVAWRQ; encoded by the exons ATGGCTCCTATAGGCATACAAGTTGCCCTAGGCATGCACCGAGGCATACCAATTGCTGACTCAGAGCAGCCAGAGAAGGTAATCCATAGTACAGAATATAATGATCTTCTCCGACTCAGTCATGAAATAGTGAAATTAGTGGATACAAGTAGTAGGGCAATAGTGAATACAGTGAAAGTAGTACACGAAAACGTAGGACGTACAAACAATTGTTTTGGCGAGGTCAATGAAAGGATATTGTCCAATGAGAGGTACATTGAATCTATTGAACAAAATGTAAATGATCGATGTCATGCACCTGTAAACGGTAATAGCTGTATTGATCAGAGTCCGTATACGTGTAGAGAGGTTAATGACCGTAATATGAAATGTTACAGATGTAATACACTAGGTCATAGCTACAGACAGTGTCCTGAAAAGGAAGATGTGTATAATCGGGGTCGTAGTAACTGTTGTTATCCAACTGATGAACAGGTAAAACATGCACAAACTGTACAGAAATTTGTTTCAAATAGTTGTAATGTAAACAGTGTGACTGACCAAACACGTCAAAAGAGCAGTAATTCTCCGTGTAATTCAGCCCAAGTTCCGCGCAAtggaaaatttgattcaaattttgccgcgtctgaatgcgatagtgataacgttgaaacagattttgatgaagaaGTTTATATTTCTGTCACTATTGGTAGCCAAAACATTGACTGTTTAATTGACACTGGTTGTACAATGAATCTAATCGATCATGAGTACTGGCATTCTTTGGAATTGTCACACCAAATTGCAGTGTCAAGACCGCGATTAACAAAAGCCCGTACCGCAAACAAATCTGTGTTGCAAAtcagtggttttgttgttgttccgttgtttattgaaggtgcaaaatttctCGTGCCAATGTATATTGCTCGAAATCTTAGTCAGGAAATCATGTTGGGAAAAAGATTCCTAAAACAGCATAAGGCCAGATTAGATTTTAACACACAGAAATTGCGATTGTTTAAGAGGAGTAATTTACGTGTAATTGAAAGGCAAGAAATTCCGCCTCATTCACAATCAGTGGTGCGTGCGAGGTTATCGAATAATCTTCCAAAAGGCACAATAGGATTATGTCAGGGAGGACGGAGAGTCACTGCTTTAGGAGTATTGATTGCCAATACAGTATCAAGTGTTCAACATATTACTAACAAATCTAGTTGTAGTACTCAATTACTTGTGTTAAACACTAGCAATGAACCAATTGTGTTGTATCCTAGAACAAAACTTGGTACATTTACACTTGTAAATAACAGtgaaatcattcattttaccgatATAGATGACTCTGTAGTAGATGAAGTACCTGTAGCATCAGTCCATGTAAAGGCACATAATTCGCCAGATCCTAAGGTACGTGAAGTTCTTTCTCAGGTCAATTTCAATGATTCTCATTTAACTGAAACCGATTCTGATATGTTATCTGATCTTATAGCTGAGTATGTAGACGTTTTTCAAACCAAAGATAGTCCTAGAGGAAGATATACGAAAATTGAGCATGTCATAAGAACTGGTAATCATCCGCCAATCAAATGTCGTCCTTATAGACAACCTCCTCATGTGCAAGCTGAAATACGTAAGCAAGTCAATCAGATGTTAGAAGATGGTTTAATCAGAGAATCCACCAGTAGTTGGAGTTTTCCTGTTGTAATGATTCCTAAACCTGATGGTACACTAAGATTCTGTTGTGATATGAGATTATGTAACCAAATTGTGGAAAAGAATAATTTTCCTCTACCTCACATAGATGATGCATTAGATAGCTTAGGCGCAGGAACACCAAATTATTTTTCCACACTAGATTTAGCGTCAGGTTATTACCAAATTGGACTTGAAGAAAGCTCAAAACAAAAGAGTGCTTTCATTACACAAGATGGTTTGTATGAGTTTAATGTAATGCCAATGGGGTGTACAAATTCTCCAGCCACGTTTCAAAGAGTTATGCAAGAAGTGTTCAGAGgtttaaattggaaatttgtattaatatatcTTGATGATGTAATAGTGTTTTCCAATTCTTTTAATGAACATGTAGATCATTTGAGACAAGTATTTCAGAGGTTGAGAGAAGCCAATTTGAAGCTCAAGCCTAAAAAGTGTACTTTTGCTCAAGAACAG CAACAGATTCAAACTGGACAGAATGTGGCTTGGAGACAATga